The Nitrospira sp. sequence ATCTGTGCTTGAGGTGTGTATGACGCGGATCTCTGGATCTCTTCTCTCAGTAGCGATGGTGGCAGTCTTTTCACTCGCTCCGGCCTTTGCCGAGACAGCGGAAAAGCCTGAAACAGTATGGGCGTGTCCTCAAGCAGACGGCAGTATTCTCTACACGAACAAGGAACGCGACGGCTGCCAGGCATTAAGGCTGAAGCCGCTCCCCGTGGTCCCAAATGTAAAAACCATGCCGACGATACCTCACCCCATACCCGATACCACGCATAATCGTGAACAGAACGCCTACCAAAAACAGGCACTTTCAGAGATCCGAGGGCACGGTGCCGGAGTGCGCCAAAGGGTGGTATGGGAGTATTGCACCTTCGGGGCCGCTTCGAGAAGAAGTCTGCTCGCTCTACTCGGAATGGGCTGCTGAGGTAGGATCACCCACGCATGCCCCTCTCCCCGCTCATTCGCTTCGGGACCTCTACTTGGACCTATGAAGGCTGGCAAGGTCAGGTGTACCTGAGGCAGTACGCCAAGACAGCGTTTGCCCGAGAATGTCTGAGTGAGTATTGCCAATATCTTTATCACGGTGAACCTCTTTTCCGCACCGTCGGTAACGACTCCTCCTTCTACCGGGCACCAGCTGCCAACCAACTCCGTTACTATCTCAACCAGATCCCGGAAGACTTTGAAATGTGTTTTAAGGTTTGGGAAGACATCACGGTACCGTCATTTACTCAGCTTCCACGCTATGGCCTACGAGCAGGGAAGGTCAATCCTCATTTCCTTGATGCCAGGCTATTTAAGGACCTGGTCCTGACGCCATTTCGAGAGGCACAGTTCCATGAGCATACAGGGCCGTTCCTATTCGAGTTTCAGAGGAATGGATTTCCTGCGGAGGAGTTCTATACCCGGCTGGATGCGTTCTTTACCCAACTCCCGAAGGAGTTTAAATACGCTGTTGAGATCCGCAAGGCGGGCTTGCTCGGTCCTGCCTACCGCCAAGTCTTAGAGCGCCATGGGGTGGCCCATGTCTATAATCACTGGTGTTACATGCCGTCGTTGGCAGAGCAACACATGCGCATGGAAGGAAGCTTCACGGCTCCCTTCACCGTCCTGAGGCTCCTCACACCCCTCAAGATGAGCTACGAGGCAGCCAAGAAACGGGCAGAGCCGTATAACAAGATTGTGGGTGAGCTACCCCAGATGCGAAAGGATGCGGTTGCACTCATTCAACAATCGGTCAAGCTCTCTAAACCGGCTTATGTGCTTGTGAACAATCGCTCAGAGGGCAATGCGCCCACCACCATTCAGGCACTGGTGGAGATGCTCTAATGCCCTCGTATTTGTTGTCGAACAAGGTGTTCTCCTAGTACTTCAACTTCCATCCAAGTCCATTAAATTTAATTCCATTCGCTGGACTCCTCCGTGATTTACTGAGCCACTATCCGCAGACCATGTGCGGTCACGCAAGGGGGACTATGCGAAAAACTGTGGGCGAAAGCAGATGCTTACCTATTATCAACTACCAAGCTGTCCCTGATACTTGAAGCGGTCTATTCAGATGGTCGCGGACATCGTGAGAGGGAAACCTTGCCCGTAGCTCCAGTCTTGAGTTGTGCCCTGATGCGTCTTACCAGATTCATGCCTTTCCGGGTCAATGTGAGTAACACATAGCGGTCATCCTGAGGAGAGCGCTGCTTTCGGATCAAGCGGTTCTGCTGAAGGCTCCTGATCACGTAGCTCATGTATGGTTCTAGAACACCAAAGACCCTCGCGCATTGACGACAGTGGGTGCCGGGGTTTAGCTGAAGATAGAGTAAAAGACCAACTTGAATGGGCCTCACTTTAAGCGCCGACACTTCCGGATCGGAATGATTCAACACGTTAGCTTGGATCGTTTGAGCGTTTGTTCGTGTCCTCAATCGACTTTTTGTGATCTGGTCCGTGGCGCTATGTTACCTAGAAATATTTGAGAGGGCAATGTACGCATATCCACCATACGAGAAACTTCTGATGGTCAACCGGGATGCAGTATTTGATAAAATGACCAATGCCGTCCCCAAAGCACTCCAAGTCACGTTCCAACACCATCCAGAAACGGAAGAGCCGTCCGAAGGCAAAGAGCTTCAATTCTCCTTTTGAGCGAAAGTTCGCACTCAAGATCCCAGACACCAGCCGCATCCCATGGTTGCCCCTCAATCACAGGATTGGCGGGGACGACTAGTCAGTCCTTGCTTGTCGGCCAAAGGCTCGCCTTGGTTGCGCAACTCCTATCGGTCTCCCGATGAGTCTGGCATAATTCACCCCCAAGACCACTGGAAAGGGGGCTTCGATGCAACTTGCACAAGAAGTGAAAACATTCTC is a genomic window containing:
- a CDS encoding DUF72 domain-containing protein: MPLSPLIRFGTSTWTYEGWQGQVYLRQYAKTAFARECLSEYCQYLYHGEPLFRTVGNDSSFYRAPAANQLRYYLNQIPEDFEMCFKVWEDITVPSFTQLPRYGLRAGKVNPHFLDARLFKDLVLTPFREAQFHEHTGPFLFEFQRNGFPAEEFYTRLDAFFTQLPKEFKYAVEIRKAGLLGPAYRQVLERHGVAHVYNHWCYMPSLAEQHMRMEGSFTAPFTVLRLLTPLKMSYEAAKKRAEPYNKIVGELPQMRKDAVALIQQSVKLSKPAYVLVNNRSEGNAPTTIQALVEML
- a CDS encoding winged helix DNA-binding protein gives rise to the protein MSYVIRSLQQNRLIRKQRSPQDDRYVLLTLTRKGMNLVRRIRAQLKTGATGKVSLSRCPRPSE